GATTATCATCTTCGTGCAGCTCAGGGTTACCAAACAGAGCAAATTTAGATTGCTTGATATTTTATGGCTTTTGGCCTGGTTTGGGTTCATTCACGGAATAAGCGAATTCATCGATATGTTCATGCTCATTAAAGGGAACCTTCTTTTCCTAAGAATTCTTGGTGCCTTGGTTTTGTTTATTTCTTTCTTATTTCTCTTCTTATTCGGTTATCGGATGATTAATATCGGCGAGAGAAAGAGACTCGGGTCTTGGTTTCCATTTACAATCGCCCTTTTATTTTTTGGACTGCCAGCAGTATTTGGAGCAACATCTTTTGATAACTGGAATATTTCATCAAGATACTTTTTGGGTTTTCCAGGTGCGATTTTAAGTGCTATTGGATTTGTTTTATATTATAAAAGTGAAGCTAAGAAATTAGGAGAAGCCAAAGTTAAAAAATATTTTATTCTTATCGCTTTATTATTTGGGCTTTATGCGATATTTGGAGGGTGGGTAGTCCCCCAAGCGAATTTTTATCCAGCTTCGGCGATAAACAACGCATGGTTTACTTCCTCGTTTGGCATTCCTGTTCAAATTTTCCGTGCTATGATTGCGGTGGGAATTGCCTGGTCTCTCTGGAATATAGTGAACATTTTCAATGTAGAAGAGACTGTCGAGCATAGGCGTGTGAACGAGGAGCTTCGAGAAAGCGAGGAACGCTACCGCAAACTTGTAGAGTTGTCTCCGGATGCAATATCAATTCACAGCGAGGGCAAGATTGTATTTATCAATGCTGCCGGTGCGAAACTTCTTGGTGCTGCAAATCCTGAACAATTGATTGGAAAACCAGTGATGGATTTCGTTCATCCTGATTATCGGGATATCGCCAGGGAGCGAATCCAATTGATGGGAGAGGAAGGGAAGAACGTATCTCCTGCTGAACAAAAGTTCATCAAACTTGACGGGTCAGTTATAGATGTAGAGGTGATAGCAATGCCTTTCACCTATCAGGGTAAGTCCGGGATACAGGTAATCATCCGCGATATTACAGAGCATAAGATGGCGGAGGAGGCATTGATACAATCTGAAGAAAAATATCGCATGTTAATAGATAACATTCAGGATGGCGTGTTCATTATACAGGGTGATAAGATCCAATTTGCCAATGAAGCATTTGCCAAAGTGGTTGGATACACGGTGCAAGAAGTTATAGGAAAGGACTTTAGAGAACTTGTTGCACCGGAGGATTTGAAGATAGTTGCAGATCATTATCATCGAAGGCAGGCGGGAGAGGATATCCCTCGTGAATATGAATTCCATATGCTGCACAAGGACGGGAGAAACAGAATGCTTGTCAATATGAACGTTGGACTTATCACTTTTCGCGGCGGGATGGCAAGTATGGGGACAGTGAAGGATATAACGGAAAAGAAAAAACTTGAGTCGCAGTTACTCCGAGCGCAGCGGATGGACAGCATAGGAACGCTCGCCAGCGGCATAGCACACGACATCAACAATGTGCTGACACCAATAATGCTGTCACAGGAACTATTACAAGAAAAATTCACAGATGAAGAAAGCCATAGATTGCTTAATGCAATCGAGAGGAGTACACAACGCGGAGCTAGTTTGATGAAACAGGTTATGTCATATGCAAGAGGCGTTGAGGGTGAACGCAATGCGCTTCAAATAGCGCACCTTATATCGGAGATAAGGCAGATAGCAAAAGAGACTTTCCCAAGAAATATTGAAATCAGAACTGATATACCTAAAGACCTGTGGAATATCTCTGGAGATGCCACACAGTTGCATCAGGTTTTAATGAACCTCTGCGTGAATGCACGTGATGCGATGCCAGACGGCGGAATACTTCGCATATCTGCTGAAAATCTATTCATTGATGAAGATTACGCTCATATCAATAATGATGCCAAAGTCGGTCCATACATTGTAGTCACAGTATCTGATACAGGAACTGGAATTTCTCCCGGCATATTGGATAGGATTTTTGAGCCATTTTTTACGACAAAGGAACATGGAAAAGGCACAGGACTAGGTCTTTCTACAGCACTTGGGATTATGAAAAGTCATGGTGGGTTTATAACAGTATATAGCGAGATTGGAAAAGGAAGTGTATTTAAAGTTTATTTGCCTGCTATTACAACAACTGAAACACTGAAAGCGCAGCAGCATCAACATGAACTGCCGGTGGGTCATGGAGAGTCAATTCTTGTTGTTGATGATGAAGACCAGATTCTTGAGTTAACCAGAAAAACATTGGAAACACATGGATATAGAGTAATCACAGCCAATAATGGAGAAGAGGCGATTGCATTGTACAAACAAAATAGAGAAATAATAAAACTTGTTCTTATGGATATGATGATGCCGGTAATGGAGGGTCAGGAAAGCATTAGAATAATAAGCGGAGTCAATCCTGAAGTCAAAATCATCGCAGTTAGTGGATTGGCAGAGAAGGATAAACTTAAAAAAATCGCCGAGGCTCATGTAAATGCCTTTTTACCAAAGCCTTACACTGCCGAGAAATTATTGAAAACTATACATGAAGTTATAGGTGCAAAACATGGTGCCGGTGAGCATGTCTAATTAAAACAGAAGAAACGAGATGATGAATAGGAAAATCCATTTATCTGATACGCAGATCAAAATATTAGTTGTAGATGATGAGAAAGTTATAGTAAATACATTGAGGATGTCTCTTGAATCAGATAACTACAAAGTTGTCGAAGCATACACTGGTGACGGAGCGATAGAGAAAGCACGCAGCGAAGCTCCTGATTTAATCTTATTGGATATCATGCTTAGAGACATGACTGGCTATGAGGTATGTAACAGGATTAGAAAAGATCCATTGACCCGATCAATTCCAATTATTATGCTGACAGGGATGGGTGAAATAGGAAGAATGGCAGGCATGGAATTAGGGGCAGATGAATATATTACAAAGCCATTTAATCTAAATGAACTTAAATCGAAAATTCGTACTGTTCTGCGGCGTTAGGCGGTCTGGATAAGGATATATTGAAATTAGCTAATCCTGTGAAACGGGTCGTCCACAGCATTGGTACACCTTATAGTTATTCTTGATTCTTTCATCAAATTTTTTTTCTGTAAAAAATCACCATCCACCTCGATCAACATTTAATAATTATTTGACTCGGACTCATCTAAAATATTCGTGCATCGATTAATCTTTAATACAAGCCATGCGTACTATTTAGGGTATGAAAAAACTTCTGGCTCTCATGATACTTCTTTTTCTCATTTCAGGCTGTGTGAAAACAAAACCCAATGTCACCGATAACAGGTCTGAAGTTCCCGCACCCAACATTACAGCGGTCAATAATAAATCAGAGGCCCCCCCGGTTGTGGATATTGCAAAGAACGACCTTGCCAAAAGACTCAATATCTCTATCGATCAGGTCCAGGTCGTCAAAATTGAAAATGTTGACTGGCCGGATACAAGCCTCGGATACCCCCAAAAAGGAATGATGTATGCGCAGGTCATAACCCCGGGATTCAGGATAATCCTGAAAGTTGGCGATAGGTTATACGAGTACCACAGCGATAACAGGCGGGTCGTAGGACCGGGTTCCTAATAACTGATGTATTTCCCGGTATTTTTGAGGTGCCTGCCAATCAGCAGCCCTGCAAGCACACCGCTTAAATGGGCACTGCGAGCGATCGCGTCTCCCGAACCTATGAACAGCAGGTCAAGCAGGGCAAAAAATATCAGTGAATATGTTATTTTCATCGGGATGAAATAGACGTATATTTCCATATGCGGGGCCAGGACTGTAAGGCATGCAAATATCCCAAATAGCGCTCCGGATGCCCCGATTGCGGGAGCAGAAGAATCCAGGACAAGAACGGACCATAGCGAATAGCCAATACCTGCCACAATGCCGGAAAGGAAAAAGACCATCAAGAACCTGTTGCTTCCAATCCTGCGCTCAAGTTCAGGCCCGAGGAAAAATAAAAACATCATGTTGAATAGGATATGTATCGGACCTGAGTGCAGAAAGATATGCGTCACGAGAGTCCATGGACGTGTTAGAACTTCTTGAGGAAAAAGAGCCAGATCCAGAGTATACGATGGGATAAGATATTGCAGGATGAATGATATCGCAACCACTATCAGGATAGTCAGCGAATAATTGCTTTTCATTACTGATAATGCACCCATCAAAGGGCTGTAAAATGGCTTTCTGTATTTCTTTACATTGGCGGCGGGTTTATACGGGAACTTCCCGCTCTCACGGACCTTTTCTTTGTAGGCGGCAAGTCCCTGGCAATCATGGGATTCGGGCAATCGGTGATTATAACAATATGACCTGCCGCAGAACTTGCATGTGAAGGGCATGGGGTCCCTGAAACCACAATAATCACATTCTTTTGCCATGGTACCTGAAATTTTATGTCCTTATATCAGCCCGGGATAATAATAGGTTTGGATACTGTCTCTTTTTCAAATTTGCCTTGAAAGAAGACAAATACTTCTATTTCTTTTCCCTTTTCAAACTCCCTCATTTTTTTATCATACATTTGCTGGCTGTGCCTGAGAGAATGTTCTTTGAAAAGGTCTCTAATTGAATTCATGAATCTCAGTTTTTGCTCCAGGAACGCTATTTCATATTTTTTTACGTCTTTTACAATATTTTCGCTTGTTTCATCGTTCATATCACTATAATAAAAACCATGCTGGTTCAAACCGGCTATATGTCTCCAATCAATATTTCCCTTTTCATCCGCCTCCCTGTGAAGCGTGTATGGATATATCCTGCAGATAAGCGGCCTTATGTCATAATGTTCGCAACGCCCCCCGGTGTAGAATATACAATGTCCTCGTGATTTGTTCTTAAGGGCATAGCCCATGACATAGAATCTTCCCTTGTTATCGCAAAATTCATAATAAGGCGCGGGGCGAAGGAAGTCCTTGCCAGCATGTTCGATGATCCTTTCCGCATCCTCATCAAGGAGAAAAACATGATCATTGAATTCACTGGTGCAGCATTTGCCACAGCTATTGCATTCAAATCCTACCTCACGGATTATTTCAATGAAATGGTCTTCCGGGAAGGAAATTATATCTTTTATTTCCCTCTCGATGTCGTTCGTTTTTATGTTTTCTGGAGTCAAGTCGATTAAACAGTTCTTATTCCCTTGTGAAATATAACAATATGCTCAATGCTATGAACTCAAGTGCATCAGGGATTACCACATACACTGGATTATATCCCAGAAGATTCACTATTATCGGGTACACCTGCGGGGGAGGAGGACTGCCGATAATCAAAAGCAAGAGGATAGCCCGGGAAAAGCTCTGGAGCAGGAGCGCTATGGTGAAAATAATAAGCCCCAGAGTAAAATTAGATTTGATCTTGCTGTAAATCTCAAGGTAAGAAACAAAGAGCACAAGAAGTAAAACGATATTACCTGCCGTGATATAATAAGCAACCTCTGTTATCTGAATAAAATTTCCTCCTTCCTATTTATTCTTACTCTGCATATCAATTTTTTCCCAAATGTCATTGAACTCATTTAAATTGGCCTCCATAGCTTTGGAAATAAAATACATTGCGCCGTATTTGTCTCCTTCCATCGTTATCACTCCATTTTTAATAAGAACATCCAGATGGTGCCTGATTGTCTTATAATCCATATTCAAAACCTCAGCTAACTGGTTTGCATTATACGGCCTGTCAATAAGATATTTCAGGATCAATGCGCGGGTCTGTCCTCCGCGCGTTCCTGCAATCAGATACCACAGTAGCTTTTTCAGAGATTCTCCTCCTACCCTGCAATTCAGGATAGATAACCAACCTAATTATTATAACTTATGGTAAAAAATTTATGCAGGCCCCCCATAACCCCGGACCTTGAAGTCGGCACAATAATCTTTGGCAATCTCTTTACATTTTCCAATATCCACCACCGGCAGATTTACCACTGTGAACCGAAGTTCCATCCCCGCTTTCGAGACGTCCCGGGCAAATTCAAGCATTTTTTTGTATGAGTTCTTGAACTTTGGATCGCAAAGCTGGTTATATGTATCTTCATCATGCGCATTCAGGCTTATGGATACAATTTTCATACCTGCTTCTGCCAGTTCCCTTGCCACCTTTCTATCAGGGTACAAAAGTTTGGCATGGCCGATAGTATCAAGCCGGGTTTTCATACCCCGCGTCGTGAGCCATTTTGTAATCTCGAGAACCTCGTTCAAGCGCGCCAGAGGTTCCCCAAGCCCGGTGAACACCACTTCATTGTATTTTGAAAGGTCGCTCATCGAGAGTTCATTTATTATTTCAGAAAGTGCTGGTTCTTTTGACAGGCGCAGGTTGTATCCGTATACTCCATCAGAATGGCGTTTTATGCAAAAAACACATTCTGCGGTACATCTGTTAGTAATGTTGAGATACAGGTTCCCGTGTGCTTCGTAGATAATAATGTCTTTTCTGTCCATTTCCTTTGTTAATAATAAGTTTCATAGCACATATTACTTTTCGTCATCATGTAATAATCTCGCATCCTTCGGGGTGTACTATCACCGTGTGTTCTGCCTGGGCTACAATTTCGTTGCTTTTTTCAATAAGCTCATGATATTCCCGAAGCCCTCTCAGGTCTTCCATCCTTATACCTGGAATCCAGCGGCGCGAAAAAGGAAGGCATCCAATGCTTTTTCTCAGTTCAGCACTCACTTTTGTCCTTCCCGTTAGTGCAAAAATGTGGGATTTTCCGTATCTTATATCTCCTTTGCCATATGTGGCAAAAGGTTCAATCGCAAATACCATGTCCTTTTTCATTTTCTGGCTGAAGACGCTCCCATAATTCGGAACAGTGATACCTGAGTGCAGGTCATATCGCTCCAGGCTGTGCCCCGTCAGATCCCTGATCGGGTTGAAACCGTATCTCTTGATCGTGCTTTCAATTATCTTCCCGATCGTTCTTGTCTGGATACCGTCCTTAGTGGATGTAATGGCATTCCCAAGCGCCTCTTCGCAGGCTTTTATCAGACAGCAGTGCTTATCTGTCCCTATCTCGATAGTGCTTGCTGTATCCGCGATATACCCTTCGATATGAACACCAACGTCTATTTTTACAACATCACCTTTTTTGAAGCATGGTGCGCCGTCTTCGGGTGTGTAATGTGATGCAATCTCATTGACAGAAATATTGCAGGGGAATGCAGGTTTTCCCCCCAGCTCTCTTATCCTGTTCTCGGCAAATTCGGCGATCTCAATAAGCGGAACATCTGCTCTTACCCTGGAAATGGCTTCGTTCCTCGCACTTGCGGCTATTTTTCCTGCTTCGATATAGTATTCATGGATAGTTTCGTTCATCTGTCCGTAGCAACTAATGCTGCACCCGCCAATATAAATGCCCCCCCGATTACCTCTGGAAATGCAAGCCTTTCATTAAGAATAAGAACTGATAATACAATAGCACTTACTGGCTCTATCAACCCGAGGATGCTCGCACTTGCAGCTCTCACTTTCGCCAATCCGTTAAAATAAAGTGAAACGGCAAGTATGGTCGGGAATATAGCTAAAAGTATGAGAAAAATTACGTTGGAGGAAAAGACATCCATTGGTACAAGACCCGATGGGAGGAGGACGAGCGCGGCTACCAGGAAACTCCAGAAAGCCTGGGTGTAACCTGAATATGTGGAGCTGATGAACTTTGAGGTCATTATCTGGAAGCCATAAGCTATGCCAGAAAGTATGCCTGCTATTATCCCGATGGATTGCAGCGAGAAATCAGGTTTTTCAGGGCCAACAATGAACAGGATGCCTGCGATGGATAGAAGAAGGGCTATCAACCCTTTCTTAGTTGCCCTTTCCTTCAAAAGCAGTGGCGAAAGTACCGTAACATATACAGGCGCTGTATATAAAAGTAGAACTGCAATAGAGACCGATGCATTCAATATGGCCTCGAAATACGTAAGCATGGTTGCTGCCTGAAGAATACTGAACATGACCAGATAGGATTTCTTATTTTTAAGGTGTACTCTATAAAGATTTCCTGAAATCAATAATACAGCGAACAGTATTATGAATGCAATGGTCACCCTGTAAAAAATAATGCTCTGGGCTGACATTCCAATGATCATTTTCCCAAATATTCCTGCAAGTCCCCAGAGTATAGCTGCTGCAATTATCTCCCCGTAGCCTGCAAAGATATTCCGGATTTGCGCTGGGTTCATGCGGTTCTGAAGATTCTATTAGGCAAAATAGGTTTCTTTTTTAGAACTGCAGCCGAATGCAGGTTTCCGGCATCAGCGACTATCACTGACTTTCTATTTATACAGTTCGCTCATTTTTCCGGATAATTCCGGATGACGGTTCATGCCAACGCTTTCATGAATCTCTCTTTGATCTCGTGCGCCGACAGGGGGATTTCCTTGCATTTCATGTTTACAGGCTTCACTATCACATGAACAAAACCTGCTTTGCGCTGCAACGCCTCTCTCAATTCCTCAATGGTATGCACTTTGACGGTATCTCCTATCCCGCTTGCCTTTGCGAGAAATTCGAGATCAATCTGCCTGAAGGTTGCCGTTTCCTGGTTTCCCGTGGAGCCGTATGCTGCATTATCTATGGCAACCACAGTCATGTTTTCGGAAGCGCAGGCGCCGATAGCTGTCAGAGCGTTCGGATTCATAAGGAGACTCCCATCTCCATCGATCACATACACATGCCTTTTCTGCACAATGGAAAGACCGAGACCTATGGAAGACACCAAACCCATCGAACCGAGCATATAGAAATTAAACTTCCTGTCCCTGATCTCAAATAATTCCTTTGAAGGGATGCCGAGGTTCGCGACAATGATATCATCATTAACCAGTGAGGTAATTACCTTAATTGCCTCATATCTTGTCATTGCAGGTTTCCTTATTTCCGACCTTAACCTCAATTCCGTTGTTCGGGGGGTTATCTCAAGAGGCTCAGACACTTCACACATGGAGCCTTCCCATACTGCAGGTGAAACCAATATGACATGAGGTCTTGAATTGTCAAAAGAATCCCTGATCGCAGTATCGATCTCATCCAGTTCATCCTGGGTATTTAAGATCGTATATTTTATATCTGCGGCATCCAGGATTGCAGGAAGCCTTTTACCGAACTGCCATTGGGCTTCGATCGATTCTCTGTAAACGCCGCGCCAGCTTGCCAGCACTGGTAAAGGTATCCCGTATGTCAAATTGAGGGATTCCAGGGCATTTATCATATTGCCTATCCCTGTGCTCTGGATCACCATAACAGGTCTTCCGCCCCCCAGGTATATGCCTGCGCATATTCCCACACCGTTCTCTTCTCGGGTCAAAGGAAGCGTTGTCATATTTTTGCCGATCTGAGGGAGAAGGGCTTTGATCCTATCGCACGGAAGCGTAGCTGCAAAATTTATCCTGTTCTTTTTCAGGATTTCAACGACTTTGCTCTCCGGACTTATCATTATACGGCCAATACTTTTCTGTGGATTATCTCTTCAAGCGGCACGATCGCATTTTCGGCACATGCCGCCGGCTCTATTTTGTGCAGGGAATAATCCATTTCGAGTCGCTTCACGCCTCCCCCCGTTATGTTCAGACAAATGTGTTCCTCTGCGTCTACTTTATGGCTATTCACCGCTTCCATAAGGGATGCAACCGCAACTGCGGCCGGAGGGAATATGTCTATCCCTTCAAACCGCTCGAATAACCTCTGTGCGTCTTTTGTATCATTATTTGAGATTCCGTACATCGTTCCGTCGGTGGAACACAGCGCATCGTAGACACCGCCCGGAACAGAATACGGCGGTTCTCTGTTGGATAGTATGTCGGCGTACATCTTATGAATGAGCTCCTTGGGATTAGGCATGTCAAGGTCCTTAATGATCTCGCGTCTTTTTGCATTCCATGCATGGAACATGGGCGCAAAAGGCAGGTTCTGCGAAAGGTGGAGCTGCGGCAGTCTTTTTCCGAACCTTCCATCTTCAAGCAAGCGCATCGACGCTTCCCATGACGCAATGCCGCCCGTCCCACTCCCTATGGCCTGGAAATAATGATCGGGCATCCGCCTCATGTATAATGAGGCGTCCAGCATCACGGTTCCCATTCCATCCCTCCGCGCCACGTTCCTTGCCCCCCCTTCCGCCATCATGCCAGGAAGGGATGAGAGGCGCTCTGCAAGGTGAATGGAATCAGTATAATCGCAGTTCTTTCCCATCTGGATAATATGAATTGAATCTGTAGGCTCCTCGGGAAGCCATAGCCTTGGCACTCCGCTTGCCGGCACAACGATATAAACTTTTACGCCTGTCAGCGCGGATACGTGGGCAAAGGCACGCGCGGTGTTCCCGGCTGACGCCAGGACAAGAGATTTGCCTGAATTCTTGATCTTCTGGATGGTGGGAAAGGCTTCCAGTTCCTTGAAACTGCAGGTTTTGATAAAAGCCCCATTTTCTGGCCAGTAGCCGTTAAAAGATACGTATAAATTATTCAATCCCAATTCTGCCGCAAGTTCAGTGCTTTTGTATGTGATCGGTCCGGAATCTGAAGTGATGATTTCATTTACGGGCAGCCAGTCATGGAACTTTCCCATCCCTGGAACATCCTTCAGCATGATCTGGCGATTGCTGTACTTTGTCCGCAAAAGGGCATTGTCGGTAGTGCACTTCAGCCGGTCGTCAAAATAAATGCCCGAACAGCCTGTGCATTCAAGATGGAATTTGGGATTCTTAGATATCGAAATAGATGATTGCGAGCTGGAAACCCTTTTGCCGCATGCATATTCGCTTTCTGTCATAATTAATAGGTTTAATTTAGTTGACTATTTATGTCTTTCCGTTTAAAGTGTAATTTTTTCCTGAATTAGACACTAAAACAATTCCAATATACTTTTGTCCAATAGTGCATAAGAACAATAAATGGTCGAATCTTTCGTTTCTCTGTGAAGTGGCTGCCACAGAACAGTACTCGGGCTTTCTCAAACAGGCCGACCGGGGTATTTTTTGAGCCTGCCGATCGTTCTCCGTCCCTCTTCATTAACTGGCAGGATATAAAAAAGATAATCATCCAGCGGGAAGAAAAAACCTGACTGGCAAGGAACCTGTGTTTACCCGCTGATTACGATACAATAAAGGGAAGAGCTTACAGATGGCGGTTCCTCTGTCGTGCCTGTCACTATTCTCTCATCCGGATAGGCAAGCCTCTCGCAAACGGAGATTTTCCTCGAAAGCCCCCGGGATTTCATAACATCTGCGATCTCTTTCACCCCGAAGTCCCGGCCCGGTAGAATGAACAGTTTTCTCCCTTCCCTAAGCTGTTCGACGATTCGTTTTTCCACAATAATGCTTTCGCCTGAATGGGCTGTGATCACGGAAAGATTGTCCATATCCAGACACAGGCGGGAGCATGCCAGCTGCAGCGATGATATCCCCGGGATCACTTCGTCGTATTTTTTTGCGAATTTACCAAGACCTGAGAGCATAGGATCGCCTGTTGAAAGCACGACTGCATTTTCAGGGAGTGAATCCAATTTATAATCAGTGATCTCATGAGTCTCACATTTTTTATGCTCTCTTGCGAGCTCTATCGCTCTCTTTGATCCGAATATTATTTCAGCGCTTTCAATTGCAGATATTGCTTCCTCAGTAAGGAGATTCGGGCCAGCCCCTACGCCTACTATTTTCATTTTCGCTCACCACTGTCCCGAAGTATTGTTCCATCCCTGTTCAAAAGCACGACCCTTTTGCCCGATAACTTCACAGCCTCCGCAAGAGCGCTGTCGATGAGAGCATTTTTTGGATTATCTTCGATCATATCCGCAATCGTCCTGTACCCGCTGTTTTTCAACAGATCCCGGGACGCCCATTTGAGGATCAAGCCAGGGAGTCCCACGATAATCACTTCTCCCTTTGCCGCTCTTAATCCCCTGGTAATATCACTCCCGATAAGTATCACATCGTAATCCGGGAAAAGCAAATGGGAGAAACGCATGCCAAGGCGCCCCGTTGTGAACACTATCCTGTCCGAGCGCCTAATGAGTTCTTCTTTCATTTCACCCAGATGCTCATTCCATGGTTCGACAAAGCCGGTGGTGCCAAGAATAGATATGCCGCCAATTATTCCCACTTTTTCATTGAGCGTATGTTTTGCGATCTCCTTACCCCTGGGTACTGAAATGGTGACTATAGCACCTTTCAGCCCGGTTTCAATAAGCGCCTCCTTGACCGATTCCTCTATCTGCCGCATGGGAATTGGATTGATAGCGGGTGTCTCATTTTTTCTGCCTATACCGAAGCCTGCTTTGATTATGATGTTTTCATTATCCTTTGCCTCGGCGATGATTTCCACGCCCTTTGTAGCATCGAAGGCATGGTCGCCTGAGTCTTTAATAGCAGATGCTTTTCCATCCCTGGCGTTTACAGGCATGATGGCCCGCGGACCTGCGGGTGTGGGTACCGATACTTCTGAGATCCCTTTTCTCAAGGACAATACAGCGGCTTTTGCGGCAGCAGACGCTGTAGTCCCCGTGGTATAACCCCGCCGCAGCAGCAAACCGTTTGAAAGAAGCACGTAGCGCCCGCTCGAAATCATCGAATCGAGTTCATTTGCCGGGACGTTTGCCCTCATCATCCATTCATCCGGAATATGAAAATTGTTAACAGGGTCTATCATTTTGTTTCATCTGATTAGTGTAATTATTCCTTTATAGTATATTATCTATATATATAAATTATTAATTTAACTCAACAGTATTTTGAAATTCAAATACCAGCAATGCCATTTTATTCACATAGTATATACACTTTTTTATACTTTGAAATCATAATAGTCAGCAAATGAGAAAAGATAATTATAGATTCAGGCGACCTCGCTGCTGCGGCTCCATGATGGTCTCGGCGTACTTCGGGCATGGGAGGGCAGCGCCCGGTAAAGAAAAGATAGGACTGTACTGTACCCGATGCAGGCGGTTTGAAATAGAAAGACCGATGCATCCAACTGTTGATGGCGGAATTAAGTAAATAAATATGATAAAAAGAGAAGAAAGATTGTCGTTTATATATTTACTTTGTGGGTTATTTTTTCTAATTCAAGCTGTTTTAAATATTGAGATTATACCTGTGGAATACGCCATTAAGATACTTGGAATTCCATCGAACATAGAAGGTTTTTTTTGGCTGGCAATATATTCTGTTTTGTTTAGCATGGCATCATATGTTGGAACAATGGCATACGCAAGAATATTTTCTAAAGGCAAAGAATGGGCGGCTAAAATTGCTTCTGTATATTTTGTTAACGGAATGGTAGGATTTTTTACCATTTGTATAACCATTTTCTCTTTTGGAATACTTTCGTTGTTTAAAATACTTCCAATGCAAATCTCTTTTACGCGA
The Candidatus Methanoperedens sp. genome window above contains:
- a CDS encoding PAS domain S-box protein produces the protein MFTDFFIRNLDSVFFIYGFAFTILGIIIFVQLRVTKQSKFRLLDILWLLAWFGFIHGISEFIDMFMLIKGNLLFLRILGALVLFISFLFLFLFGYRMINIGERKRLGSWFPFTIALLFFGLPAVFGATSFDNWNISSRYFLGFPGAILSAIGFVLYYKSEAKKLGEAKVKKYFILIALLFGLYAIFGGWVVPQANFYPASAINNAWFTSSFGIPVQIFRAMIAVGIAWSLWNIVNIFNVEETVEHRRVNEELRESEERYRKLVELSPDAISIHSEGKIVFINAAGAKLLGAANPEQLIGKPVMDFVHPDYRDIARERIQLMGEEGKNVSPAEQKFIKLDGSVIDVEVIAMPFTYQGKSGIQVIIRDITEHKMAEEALIQSEEKYRMLIDNIQDGVFIIQGDKIQFANEAFAKVVGYTVQEVIGKDFRELVAPEDLKIVADHYHRRQAGEDIPREYEFHMLHKDGRNRMLVNMNVGLITFRGGMASMGTVKDITEKKKLESQLLRAQRMDSIGTLASGIAHDINNVLTPIMLSQELLQEKFTDEESHRLLNAIERSTQRGASLMKQVMSYARGVEGERNALQIAHLISEIRQIAKETFPRNIEIRTDIPKDLWNISGDATQLHQVLMNLCVNARDAMPDGGILRISAENLFIDEDYAHINNDAKVGPYIVVTVSDTGTGISPGILDRIFEPFFTTKEHGKGTGLGLSTALGIMKSHGGFITVYSEIGKGSVFKVYLPAITTTETLKAQQHQHELPVGHGESILVVDDEDQILELTRKTLETHGYRVITANNGEEAIALYKQNREIIKLVLMDMMMPVMEGQESIRIISGVNPEVKIIAVSGLAEKDKLKKIAEAHVNAFLPKPYTAEKLLKTIHEVIGAKHGAGEHV
- a CDS encoding response regulator, whose product is MMNRKIHLSDTQIKILVVDDEKVIVNTLRMSLESDNYKVVEAYTGDGAIEKARSEAPDLILLDIMLRDMTGYEVCNRIRKDPLTRSIPIIMLTGMGEIGRMAGMELGADEYITKPFNLNELKSKIRTVLRR
- a CDS encoding rhomboid family intramembrane serine protease — translated: MAKECDYCGFRDPMPFTCKFCGRSYCYNHRLPESHDCQGLAAYKEKVRESGKFPYKPAANVKKYRKPFYSPLMGALSVMKSNYSLTILIVVAISFILQYLIPSYTLDLALFPQEVLTRPWTLVTHIFLHSGPIHILFNMMFLFFLGPELERRIGSNRFLMVFFLSGIVAGIGYSLWSVLVLDSSAPAIGASGALFGIFACLTVLAPHMEIYVYFIPMKITYSLIFFALLDLLFIGSGDAIARSAHLSGVLAGLLIGRHLKNTGKYISY
- a CDS encoding YkgJ family cysteine cluster protein, which translates into the protein MTPENIKTNDIEREIKDIISFPEDHFIEIIREVGFECNSCGKCCTSEFNDHVFLLDEDAERIIEHAGKDFLRPAPYYEFCDNKGRFYVMGYALKNKSRGHCIFYTGGRCEHYDIRPLICRIYPYTLHREADEKGNIDWRHIAGLNQHGFYYSDMNDETSENIVKDVKKYEIAFLEQKLRFMNSIRDLFKEHSLRHSQQMYDKKMREFEKGKEIEVFVFFQGKFEKETVSKPIIIPG
- a CDS encoding winged helix-turn-helix domain-containing protein; translation: MILKYLIDRPYNANQLAEVLNMDYKTIRHHLDVLIKNGVITMEGDKYGAMYFISKAMEANLNEFNDIWEKIDMQSKNK
- a CDS encoding TatD family nuclease-associated radical SAM protein translates to MDRKDIIIYEAHGNLYLNITNRCTAECVFCIKRHSDGVYGYNLRLSKEPALSEIINELSMSDLSKYNEVVFTGLGEPLARLNEVLEITKWLTTRGMKTRLDTIGHAKLLYPDRKVARELAEAGMKIVSISLNAHDEDTYNQLCDPKFKNSYKKMLEFARDVSKAGMELRFTVVNLPVVDIGKCKEIAKDYCADFKVRGYGGPA
- the map gene encoding type II methionyl aminopeptidase, whose protein sequence is MNETIHEYYIEAGKIAASARNEAISRVRADVPLIEIAEFAENRIRELGGKPAFPCNISVNEIASHYTPEDGAPCFKKGDVVKIDVGVHIEGYIADTASTIEIGTDKHCCLIKACEEALGNAITSTKDGIQTRTIGKIIESTIKRYGFNPIRDLTGHSLERYDLHSGITVPNYGSVFSQKMKKDMVFAIEPFATYGKGDIRYGKSHIFALTGRTKVSAELRKSIGCLPFSRRWIPGIRMEDLRGLREYHELIEKSNEIVAQAEHTVIVHPEGCEIIT